In Micropterus dolomieu isolate WLL.071019.BEF.003 ecotype Adirondacks linkage group LG17, ASM2129224v1, whole genome shotgun sequence, one genomic interval encodes:
- the rnf7 gene encoding RING-box protein 2 — protein sequence MDDGDEPGLVLSHTTSSGSKSGGDKMFSLKKWNAVAMWSWDVECDTCAICRVQVMDACLRCQAENKQEDCVVVWGECNHSFHNCCMSLWVKQNNRCPLCQQDWVVQRIGK from the exons ATGGATGACGGTGACGAGCCGGGCTTAGTCCTCTCTCACACCACTTCTTCGGGCTCTAAGTCGGGCGGGGACAAGATGTTTTCCCTGAAGAAGTGGAACGCTGTAGCTATGTGGAGCTGGGACGTTGAGTGTGATACTTGTGCCATTTGTCGGGTACAAGTTATGG ACGCTTGTCTCCGATGCCAGGCGGAAAACAAACAGGAGGACTGTGTTG TTGTATGGGGAGAGTGCAACCACTCCTTCCATAACTGCTGCATGTCCCTTTGGGTGAAGCAGAACAATCGCTGCCCCCTCTGCCAGCAGGACTGGGTGGTTCAGAGAATCGGCAAATAG